The sequence TTGCTGACCATATTGCTAAGTTTGGCTTAAACAGAGACGCGATTCCTGAAAACGAGTCTTTGTCTCTAGGCTCTATGTCGATGACACCAATGGAAGTTGCGCGAGCCTACGCGGTGTTTGCCAACGGCGGCTTTCTGGTCGAGCCTTACTTCATTTCAAAAATTGAAAATTTAGGCGGCGACGTCGTTTATGAAGCTGATCCTGTAAGAGCGTGTTATGACTGTGAGAACCCAGCCCCGCAAATTATCAGCGAACAAAACGCGTTCTTGGTCGAACAAGCGATGAATTCTGCTGTTTGGGGCGGAGGCAGTTGGCCTAACGGTACGGGCTGGAATGGTACGTCGTGGCGTATTCAGCGGTCGAAGCCAATTACCCGGGAAGTGGGCCGCAATATTGCGGGTAAAACGGGTACTACCAACGATGTTCGGGACACCTGGTTCTCAGGCTTTACCTCGGGCTTGGTGACCACAACCTGGGTCGGTTTCGATGATGTGTCCCGTAAGCTGGGTCGTACTAGCAAACACCCTGACGTTGACTCAAGCCAACAAGCGATAACCGGCGGTGAAGCGGGTGCAAAAACGGCGCTACCGGGCTGGATACTCTTTATGGAGAAGGCTATTCCTCAATACCCTGCGAGAGAGTTCAGTATTCCACCTGGGGTGGTGAATGTTCGTATCGACTTGGAAACGGGCAAGCTATCACGTAAGAATGACTACACCTCGCGGTTTGAGTACTTTATTAAAGGTACGGAACCGACGGAGTATGTGCGGGGCAGTGACAAAAACGATAATATTTTTGACGATGACGGCGGGCTGTTTTAACGCCCGCCACCCGTCAATTTAGGTGCTAATGACCGACCGACAATTTGCCAAGCAGCTGGTTGAGGTCGGACTGCACACCGCCAGCGGTAACATGTTTACCGGCTCCTGGTCCGCTGATCACTAGCGGCATTTCTGAATACCAGTCGGTGTAAATCACGAAGATATTCTCGCCTGGAATGAGGTTGGCGAGCATATCGCCTTCCGGAATGTACTCAATGCCGATGCTGGCCGTGACTTTATTGTCCTGACTGACCGAAAAACTGGCCAGTAAGCGAGGAACTTTGCCGTCGTTCGCTGCTTCTTCCAGCATTTGATTCATTGGCTCATCCATTTCGGTGACGTTGCTCATGAAGTCAGCCGCTGAGATATCACGCAAGTGCTGTGGTACAAGTGACTGAACCTGTATGTCTTGCCAGTCCAGTTTTAAGCCAATTTCACGCGCCAGAATCAGCAGCTTTCGCACGAGATCCTGACAGGAGAGATCTTCGCGTGGGTCTGGCTCTGTATAACCACGAGTTTTCGCCTCTTTGACTAAGTCACTGAAGTTGACGCCTTTGGTGAAATTCTCGAACAGCCATGACATGGTGCCGGAAAATATCCCGGAAATACTGCGAATTTCGTCGCCTGAGTTGCGTAGATCATTTATGGCGTAGTTAAGTGGCAGCCCCGCGCCAACCGTGGTGTTGTAAAGCCACTCGCGTTTGTATTCGTGCTGAATGGTGCGTATTTCACGGTACAGAGTCTCGTCGGCAGAGCCGGCGCGTTTATTCGCACTAATGATGTGCATGCCGTTGGCAAACAAGCTTGGGTAGAGTTGTGCTACCTGTTTGGCGTCGGTCAAATCAATAACGACGAGTTCGTCATACGGCGCATTGGGTAACTCCCGGAGTAACTCGGTTAAGACGTAAGGGCGAGCGAGGCGATCAAAATCGCTCGCCCACTCGCCTAAATCGACGCCGTTGTAGTCCAGCCAAAGCTGACGTGAGTTAGCGATACCAATGACTCGCACATCCATGACTTGGTTAATCCGGTCGCGCTGCTGTCTGAAAAGTTCCAACCAAGCACTGCCTATATTGCCGCGGCCAATGACCAAGACGCCCAAACTGCGGCGATAGTTAAAGAGTTGGCTGTGTAAGCGGTTCAGTAAGCGGCTGTCGAGTGACTGCTCTAAAATAGCCACCGCAGAATCGCCTTTTTCGCTTAATACAAAGCGACGTACTTTCTGCTCCGATAATTGCAGTTTAAAAGTCGAAAACTGATCGGTTTCCTGAATGCGATTACCCACAATGGCCAGCATCGAGTAGCCGCGAATTTGTGTGATAGCGTCGTTGGCATCAGCGTCGTCCAGCCATTCGCTCAGGTAATCGGCATGGTTTTGGTGAAAGACCAAATACTGAGTGTGGTTTTCCGGCTCGACCCAGCTGACCAGCGGCGTTAAATCCAGCTGGTCGAGTTTCTCGACCAGTGCTTTATCCTGCAGTTCAACTTTAAACAGCAACACCTCAGAAAGTGAGGTAAATACTTTGCCGCGAGGCTCGGTATCGTGAAATTGTCCAATGCGGGTCTTTTGGTTTTCTACTTTTAAGCTGGAGCGAACAGAAATAACCATGCGGTCACGGTCGACCGGCTGAAAAGTTCGGGGGTGCAGCACCGGGCTGCCCAGACGAGCCAATTCTTCGGCTTCGGTCCAATCGAGCGTTGGTAGACTGACAACTCGTTCGACTTTGCGCGGATCGGCTGAGTAAACGCCGGCAACGTCTTTCCAAATCGTGACTTGTTTTACGTCGAGCAAACTGCCGACCAAGGTAGCGGAGTAGTCACTGCCGTTACGACCTAAGGTCAGGCTTTCGCCGTCTAATCCGCGCGCAATAAAGCCCGTAACAATAAAGCGAGTGCCTGAATGCGGCGCAACACGTTTGAGCAAATTCTCTCGCGATGTTTCCACCTGGATTACTGGCTCTGGAGCATCGGCAGCCAGTAAAAAGTCGCGCGCATCAATGTAGTCGGCGCGAGTTCCCTGCTTCTGTAGCAGAGCGGCTAATAAACGAGCAGACCAAAGTTCACCGTATGACAGAAGCTCTGCGTTGTGCGTTATCGTCTCTTCGCCGGCCAGCCATTGACGCCAGCGTCTAAAGTCGGTTTGCGACTGTTTCATCAGTCGCTCAGAGAGGTCGCCACTTAACAGCTCTTTAATAAGCCCCTGCTGAAACTGTTCGAGTTGGTCCAGTAAAATAGAGGCGGTATCACCCGGACTGTCTTTAGCATTAATAATGGCGAGTATGCGGTTGGTGGTATCGCCTGCTGCAGAGACAACGACGAGATCACTGGCGCCGGCGTATTCTGTTACAATACGCGCAACACGACGGTAGCAGAATGCATCGGCTAAACTACTGCCGCCAAATTTATGCACCTGCACGCTGTCAGCCACGTTTTGTTTTTCTGCGTCAGTGATTGGTACGTCTGTCATCCTTTTTCCTTAATAACTCTGCATTTGCGGTGGCTTTAGAAAGCGTTATTTCCCTAAGGCTAAAATATTGTGAGGCAAATGTCAGCAATTTTTAGCCATCTAGACGGATAAAAATTGACGGGGCCGCTCAGTTGGGTACAATTCAATATAACTTATGTGGTTTTGTTATAACGCAGGGCAAAAATAATGAAGTGGAACGGTGAATACATCTACCCATACGCTGAGCATGGTCTTAAGAGCCAACAGGTAAAAAAAGTGACGGTGTCTATTCCGACCCGTGTACTGAAAGTTCTTACGGATGAGCGAACTCGCCGTCAGGTCAACAATTTGCGCCATGCTACCAACAGTGAGTTGCTCTGTGAGGCATTTTTACACGCTTTTACGGGCCAACCGTTACCCACCGATGACGACTTGAAAAAGACGAACTCGGAGAAAATTCCAAAAGCCGTGCGGGATGAGCTGGAAAAGCGTGGTTTGCCCATCCCCACCGACGACGAATTAGACGATTAATCCATCATGTAATTGTCCGGCATATCGATTTTTGCCACGCCGGACTTCACTGCGGCTTCTGCCACCGCGCGGGCAACACGTTGGCACAAGCGCGGATCAATAGGCTTAGGAATAATGTAGTCTCTGCCAAAGCTGAGTGACTTCTCACCGGCACCTTTTAATACGGATTCTGGCACTTCTTCTTTGGCCAGTTGGCGAATGGCTTCCACCGCCGCCACTTTCATTTCGTCATTAATAGCCGTCGCGCGAACATCCAACGCGCCACGGAACATGAACGGGAAGCAAAGCACGTTATTCACCTGGTTTGGATAGTCCGAGCGACCTGTCCCCATGATGAGATCATCCCGCGCCTCTTTCGCCACTTCAGGTTTAATTTCAGGGTCGGGGTTAGAGCAGGCAAATATGACCGGGTTTGGCGCCATGAGCTTTAGTTCTTCCGGGCTTAACAAGTCAGGGCCTGACACGCCAACAAAAATATCGGCACCGTCAATAACGTCTTTTAACGTGCGCTTGTCGGTGTTGTTTGCAAACAGTTGCTTGTACTCGTTCAAGTCGTCGCGGCGGGTGTGTATCACGCCTTTTGAGTCCAGCATATAAATGTGTTCGCGCTGCGCACCGCATTTAATCAACAACTCCATACAAGCGATAGCGGCAGCCCCGGCACCTAAGCAAACAATGCGTGAGTCAGCCAGTTTTTTACCCTGAATTTCCAATGCGTTGAGCATACCAGCAGCAGTCACAATAGCGGTACCGTGTTGGTCGTCATGAAAAACCGGGACGTTGCAGCGTTCAATCAGCGCCTGTTCAATCTCAAAGCACTCTGGTGCTTTAATGTCTTCTAAATTAATACCACCGAAGGTATCGGCAATATTGGCCACGGTATTGATAAAGTCCTGTGTGGTGCGGTGACTAACTTCGATATCAATGGAGTCCAAACCTGCAAAACGTTTGAACAACAGTGCCTTCCCTTCCATAACCGGCTTCGAGGCGAGCGGACCTAAGTTACCTAAACCAAGAATGGCGGTGCCGTTAGATATAACGGCAACCATATTGCCCTTTGCGGTATAGCGATAAGCGTTGTCAGGGTCTTGAGCTATCTCGCGAACGGGCTCTGCGACGCCAGGGCTATAGGCTAATGCTAAGTCTTTACTGGTTTCAGCAGGGGTTGTTAGTTCGACGGAAATTTTTCCGGGGGTTGGGTATTCGTGGTAGTCCAGTGCCTGTTGGCGAAAGTCAGTCATGAGGTACGTTGCCCAATTTATTTTGCTGAGAATAATGACAGTCTATCGCTTCTCAGTGAAGAAACAAATCATACCTCCCGTTTGTGAGTGGACAGTAAACTTTTCGGGTGGTTAAAAGTACACCGGTTAACTTTTCTTTAACAATAGGCTGTTCAGCGGAGCCGGTAATAAAAAAGGCGCTGTTTAGCGCCTTTTCTAATGAATCTACTATAAAGTAGCGTTTTTTACAGGTTTTCTTAGGCTTATTTCTTGCCCAGGGTACCGAAACGCTTCTTAAATTTGTCAACGCGACCGCCAGTGTCCATTACACGTTGCTTACCAGTGTAGAACGGGTGGCACTCTGAACATACGTCAACCAGCAAGTCTTCAGTGCGAGTTGAACGCGTTTCAAATTTATTGCCGCAAGAGCAAGTTACGTTAATTGCTTCGTACTTAGGATGAATACCTTGTTTCATGGGATTACCTCAGTTATGGGCCGCATCGCTATTCGATCCAAAGCCGAACACCATGCGCAAAAAAACATCAATGATTTAAGAGCCGCGCATTTTATGCGATCCGGAGCTTGTGATCAAGCACAATCTATTGCCTTGTATTATCCGTTCGGGCGTTTCAAAATAGGCGTATGACGCAAGCCAGTACCAGCGGTGAACGGCGCTATAAAATCGCGCTGCCGCTACCTCTTCGACAAACTTACGATTATCTGTGCAAAAGCCCCGACCCTTTGCCGCAGGGCGTGCGCGTACGTGTGCCCTTCGGTCAACGACAACTCGTTGGTTATGTTGTGAATGAAGCCAATGACCCCGCGCCTGAGTTTGAGCTGAAGTACGTAAAAGAAGTGCTTGATAAACAGCGTATTTTGCCTGATGACGTATGGCAGCTAGTGAATTGGGCGGCAGACTACTATCACCATTCTCTCGGTGACGCGGCGGCAAACAGCCTACCGGTGCTGTTACGTAAAGGCGATGCGCCGGAATATCTGACAGAAACCTTCTATGCGCTGACTGATTTAGGGCTGGTGCAGTCCATTAATGAATTAAAAGGCGCGACACGTCAGCAGCAGGTGTTGGCGGCTTTAAAACATCAAGCCTTAAGACGCAGCGATTTAACTGATATTGGCGTAAGCTCAGCGGTGCTTAGAACGTTGCAGGACAAAGGCTGGATAACGGTTCAGGAGCGAGCACCTAAAAAACCAAAAGACTGGCGCAGTCAAGAAACGGTATTGCGAGAAGACGGTCATGCGTTAAATACGGAGCAGGCGGTAGCGGTTTCAACCATCAACCAACAGAGTCAGCACAGTACGCTGTTGCTTGAAGGGGTAACGGGCAGCGGTAAAACAGAAGTGTATTTACAGGCCATGCAGCCGGTGTTGGAGCGTGGTGAGCAAGTGTTGGTATTGGTGCCGGAAATTGGCCTGACACCACAAACTCTGCAACGCTTTAAAGAGCGTTTTGATGTGCCTGTGGTGATGCTGCATTCCGCTATGAGCGATCGCGAGCGTTTAAACACTTGGCTGGATGCGAAGCATGGTCATGCTGCGATTGTTATTGGTACCCGTTCGGCGGTGTTCACCCCCTGCCAGAAGTTGGGCCTTATTGTTGTTGATGAAGAGCATGACTTGTCTTACAAGCAGCAGGACGGCTTTCGGTATCATGCGCGGGATTTAGCCAC comes from Idiomarina sp. X4 and encodes:
- a CDS encoding malic enzyme-like NAD(P)-binding protein, with the protein product MTDFRQQALDYHEYPTPGKISVELTTPAETSKDLALAYSPGVAEPVREIAQDPDNAYRYTAKGNMVAVISNGTAILGLGNLGPLASKPVMEGKALLFKRFAGLDSIDIEVSHRTTQDFINTVANIADTFGGINLEDIKAPECFEIEQALIERCNVPVFHDDQHGTAIVTAAGMLNALEIQGKKLADSRIVCLGAGAAAIACMELLIKCGAQREHIYMLDSKGVIHTRRDDLNEYKQLFANNTDKRTLKDVIDGADIFVGVSGPDLLSPEELKLMAPNPVIFACSNPDPEIKPEVAKEARDDLIMGTGRSDYPNQVNNVLCFPFMFRGALDVRATAINDEMKVAAVEAIRQLAKEEVPESVLKGAGEKSLSFGRDYIIPKPIDPRLCQRVARAVAEAAVKSGVAKIDMPDNYMMD
- a CDS encoding bifunctional aspartate kinase/homoserine dehydrogenase II; translated protein: MTDVPITDAEKQNVADSVQVHKFGGSSLADAFCYRRVARIVTEYAGASDLVVVSAAGDTTNRILAIINAKDSPGDTASILLDQLEQFQQGLIKELLSGDLSERLMKQSQTDFRRWRQWLAGEETITHNAELLSYGELWSARLLAALLQKQGTRADYIDARDFLLAADAPEPVIQVETSRENLLKRVAPHSGTRFIVTGFIARGLDGESLTLGRNGSDYSATLVGSLLDVKQVTIWKDVAGVYSADPRKVERVVSLPTLDWTEAEELARLGSPVLHPRTFQPVDRDRMVISVRSSLKVENQKTRIGQFHDTEPRGKVFTSLSEVLLFKVELQDKALVEKLDQLDLTPLVSWVEPENHTQYLVFHQNHADYLSEWLDDADANDAITQIRGYSMLAIVGNRIQETDQFSTFKLQLSEQKVRRFVLSEKGDSAVAILEQSLDSRLLNRLHSQLFNYRRSLGVLVIGRGNIGSAWLELFRQQRDRINQVMDVRVIGIANSRQLWLDYNGVDLGEWASDFDRLARPYVLTELLRELPNAPYDELVVIDLTDAKQVAQLYPSLFANGMHIISANKRAGSADETLYREIRTIQHEYKREWLYNTTVGAGLPLNYAINDLRNSGDEIRSISGIFSGTMSWLFENFTKGVNFSDLVKEAKTRGYTEPDPREDLSCQDLVRKLLILAREIGLKLDWQDIQVQSLVPQHLRDISAADFMSNVTEMDEPMNQMLEEAANDGKVPRLLASFSVSQDNKVTASIGIEYIPEGDMLANLIPGENIFVIYTDWYSEMPLVISGPGAGKHVTAGGVQSDLNQLLGKLSVGH
- the rpmE gene encoding 50S ribosomal protein L31, with amino-acid sequence MKQGIHPKYEAINVTCSCGNKFETRSTRTEDLLVDVCSECHPFYTGKQRVMDTGGRVDKFKKRFGTLGKK
- the metJ gene encoding met regulon transcriptional regulator MetJ, coding for MKWNGEYIYPYAEHGLKSQQVKKVTVSIPTRVLKVLTDERTRRQVNNLRHATNSELLCEAFLHAFTGQPLPTDDDLKKTNSEKIPKAVRDELEKRGLPIPTDDELDD